GAAGCTCTAGCAATGCGTCCTCAAACGCATCGGTAGTCATACCATAGGCAGCGCTCCAACGCTCAATAAGCTCGTCTTCGTCCTCAGTATTTTCAAAACCGTCTGACTCTTCAATCTCAATTCCGGGATAGCTTGCAGCCGGATTCTTTGAATGCAAACGCGTTGAACCATCACTCATATAAACCAACCAGCGGCCATCCTCATGCACAATACGCACGGCATGACGCTCAGGCTCGGGCGAAGGCTCAGCCTCAGACCCTGCCGTAGTGCCCTCATCTGGCGAAACACCGGTATCAGGGTTTGTTGGTGCAACAACACTTGCATCATTACCCCAACCCTCTTTATAGGGGCGGACCTCAGGATGCAAAAGCACATACTTTAAGGTTGCAACTACCGCACGCGGATTTGTGCTGCCAAAACTCGTTGAGCCGTCTTTACAGAACTGAATAATGGTTTCAATGTCTACATAATGGAAATGGTCAAGATGCGGAATAATAAAGCGCTGACGCACGGTATCAAAACTCGTGCTATACAACACATTTCCGTAGGTAATATTTTCAAGCGGCACCAAGAGCGCCGGTGCAACGTCTTCGTAACGGAACAGTTCCCCGTCATCAAGCGGTGCAAAATTATGAGTACCCTCGTATTCCTCAATCTTAATATGTGAATACAAGGCAGAGGGGTCGGTATATGTAACGGTCTCTTTGCCGTCAGCGGTATACAGATGCCAGTGGTCCTCGTGCCGCAAAATCTTAACTATAGCTAGATTGCTAAGACTTGAGTTGTTGACAACCTCAACCACATCAAGCCCTGGAAGGATTGAGGCACCTGGCACCCCCTGAGCACCTGCTGGTGTACCAGCAGATACGCCACCAGCACCGCCTGGTGTATACCCAGCATTATGCACCACACTGCCACCTGAGCTGTGGTTTCCGGTATAGGTGCCAATGCTTAGGTGCGGGTAGAGCGCGCTTGGATTGCTATAAGTAATAAACTCACGTCCATCTGCGGTAAAAATGTGGTAGTGGTCACCATGCTTGAGAATACGCACCACACGAGTGCCGTCCATGCGCTCAAGCTCACGCGCGCTCACCACATTTGCCGTTGAGCTTAGCTCACTTGCACGCCCTGCTTTTGCTGGGTCGGTATAGGTGATAATCTCGCGACCATCTTTGGTAAACACGTGCCAGTGGTCACCGTGTTTAATAACCTTAACAATCTCATCAGAGGCTACCTGAGGTGCATCAACAAGCACCTCAGTTGTCTCGTCTTTTGCATAGCTCGTCTGCTTTGTGAGCGTGCTTTTAGGCTTTACAGGTGCTAAAACTTTGGCAGCCTCGGGCGCTCGATACGAGAAAAGCCCTGCCTGAACAGCTGCAGTTGCGCCAGCGCCAGCCAAAACAATGGCAAAGGCGGCCGCAACACCAAAAGTTTTCTTTTTCATACAACGTCTCCTTATTTTCGCTTAATAATGAGTGAGAGTAAAAGCCCCGCAACAGCAATGAGCACAATAACCGAGCCCGGCTTGAGATTTTGATAGAAGCTCAGCACTAAACCACTAAAGACAAATACCAGCGACAAAGCAATTGAAAGCGCAAGGGTACCGCGATAGGTTTTAGAAAATTGCATTGCGCAAATAACAGGAATAACCAGCAGTGACGATACAATTAACGAGCCTATAGTTTTTGCCGCAATGGATACCGAAATTGCCACTAAGAACGAAAAAATAAAGTTGAGGGTCTTTACCGGAATACCTAGCAAACTTGCCGACTGCGCATCGAATACCGTTAAGAATAGGCGCACATAAAGCAGCCGATACAGCACAACAACCACCGCTGCCACTGCAAGCACCAAATAAAACTCAACATTATCAATAGTAACAATTGACCCAAATAAATATGATGCAATTGAGTTTCCGCCGCCTGCCATGGCGCTAAAAATACCCGCGAGACCAATAGAGGCCGCCAGTACAATCACCGTTGAAATTTCTTCATACGATTTTAGCCGCGCACGTACCGCCTCAACACTTAAACCCGCAACAATACAGGCAATAACCGAGCCAACAAGCGGGTTAAACCCAAAGGCCAAACCAACCGCTACACCTGCAAGTGAGGCGTGCGCCAAGGTATCGCCCATCATAGAGAGGCGCTTAAGCAAAATAGGCAGGCCAATAAGCGGCAAAATCACCGCAAGAATTGCGCCTACCACAAATGCACGCCGCATAAACTCATAGGCAAGCATCGTGAATATGCTCCTCTCGATGCCACTCATGCTGAGGAACTTCTACTAACGAACCCGCACGCAAACGCACAACGCGGTCAACAAACGGAGACGCTTCTGCAAGTTGGTGCGTAATAACAACAATGGTTCTGCCGTGCGTCTGAAGCTCCTGCAGGATATGGTACAGCTCGTGTGAAAACTCTTTATCGATACCCGTTGTTGGCTCATCAAGCAAAATGAGGGACGCATCTTTTACCAATGCTAGTAACAGACCCACGCGCTGGAGTTGACCGCCTGAGAGCTGGTCAAGGCGCTTATCAAGATGCTTTTCTAAGCCCACCATTCTAATAATCTCTTCAACCGAATCTCTGCGGTGCAAATAACGCAGATGCACCGATACCAGCTCGGAGATGGTGGTTGGAAAAAACTTATAGCTCCTCACCGCATCTTGCGACACATACGCCACGTCGCGGTAGTGGTTATCTTTGGAAATGGCATCTCCAAAAAGGCGAATTTCGCCAGAGGTGGGTGTAAGGTTTCCAAGCATCAGATTCATGAGCGTGCTTTTGCCAGCGCCATTCTCGCCCACCAGCGCCAATAACTCCCCCGCCTCAACCTGTAGCTCAAGGTTGCGCAAAATTGGGTCTTCTTCGTATGAGAAGCAAAGATTATCTATCTCAATGACGTTAAGCATTCAAAGAGTCCAGCAGTGCATCGAGGTTTTGTTCCATAAGCCTGAGATAACCCAGCTCTGCCTCTTCATCAGTCAAACTCTCCATGGTGTAGAGCGTTCCTGTTTTGACATGCGTGTTCTCAGCCAGTGTTTGAGCTACCTTGGGAGTTGCCTTACCCTCAAAAAAGATAGTTGTAATATTATGCGCTTTAACAAAGTCAGCAATGGTTGCAAGCTCAGCGGCAGAAGGCTCCTCATCGGGAGAAATACCTGTTACAGCAACCTGCTTGAGCTGGTAGTCATGCGCAAGATAGTTAAAGGCGGCGTGTGACACTACAAAATAGCGCTCGGTACTCTTAACCTGAGATAATTCACTTTCAAAACGTGCGTCAAGAGCCTTAAAGCCTCTAAGCTCCTGCTCGTAATTCTGCTGATACTCCTCAGCATGTTCTGGGTCAAGCGCAGCAACTTTTTCATAAATTGCTTGCAGCTCATACATTGCGTTTTTGATAGACAGCCACGTATGCGGATTGACGGAGCTATGCTCTTTGTGGTCGTGGTCGTCGTGGTCCTCGTGGTCGTCGTGCTCATCATTGTGGTCGTGCTCGTCGTGGTCGTGACCGCCACCCTCAAGCAGGGTTAAACCCTCCGACAAATCTAAAAACTTGTTGTCGTCATGTACAACGCCTTTAAGGTCATCAATAAAGGCTTCCATACCAGCACCGTTAAAGATAATCAAATCAGCATCAGATACGGCAGCCATATCGCTTGTTTGCAGCTCAAAATCATGCGGCTCTTGGTTGCCCTTAATGATGGTCTTAACATCCATCCTGTCCCCTACCACGCGCTTGGTAAGGTCATAAACTGGGAAAAAGGTGGTGTAAATGGTTTTTTTGTCGCTTGTATCCAGCGTAGAACCTGCCATATTTTTAGCACCCTGAGCACAACCCACAAGACCGCCCGAAAGAAGAGCGCCCATTGCCAAACCGGCTGTTGTACGCAGCATATGTCTACGAGTAATATTCATAACACACCCTCAACTCGTCAATCGTGAATGAAATTGAATTTCAACTCCAATTTCAATTTGCAGTGGAAAGCCTACCACGCTTGGTGGCGCTTGTCAGCTAAAAACCTAAGTTCCAAAAATTGCCAAAAGTTTTGCGCAAGCAATGTGTGCCGCGCGGCGCCTGCTAAAACAAACGCCGCCCTTATGCACGTACTATTTAGAAAGGCTCTCGCGCAACAGCTGATTAAACAACTTAGGATTGCCTTTGCCTTGGCTTGCCCGCATGCACTGCCCTACCAGAAAACCAATAACCTTCTCGTTGCCATTACGATACTGTTGAGCCTGCTCAGCGCATGCGCTTAACACCTCATCAACAATGGGCATAAGAGCGCCCGTATCGCTTACCTGACGCATGCCATGCTCGTCTACCAAAACACCCGGTGCCTTATGCTCGCTCAGCATAAGCGCTGCCACCTCAGCAGCCTGATTAGAACTAATGGCTTCAGTTGCCAGTAACGCCGCCAGCTCTGCTGTATACGCGGGTTTTAGCTCATCAAGACTATCGACCGCCGTCTCTGCCTTACGGGCAGCAGCCAGCTCATTTACCATGAGGTTTGCAATAATTTGCGCATATTTGCCCTCACTGGCTAAACACGCTGCTTCAAAGTGCTTTGCAACTACCGGGTCAGCTGCAAGCTGGGCTGCATCTGAGGCCTTAATGCCAAAGTCACCTACATAACGTGCCTCTTTAGCATCGGGAAGCTCAGGCAACTCATCAGCAAGCTGCTGAATAAAGGCCTCACTCAACTCAACCGGCTCAAGGTCTGGGTCAGGGAACAGACGATAATCATCAGCTGTTTCTTTAACACGCATAACTACCGTACGACGACGGCTGGGCTCCCAATGACGCGTCTCCTGATAGATGGTGCCACCCTCTTCAAGCACCTCAGCCTGACGACAAATCTCATATGCCAAGCCATCGTGCAGCGCCTTAAAAGAGTTAAGGTTTTTCAGCTCCGTTTTGGTGCCAAGCGTTGTGTCACCGCGGCGGCGCAGACTAACGTTACCGTCGCAGCGCATAGAACCGTGCTCCATAGAGCAGTCTGATATGCCGATGGTTAAGAAGATGCGGCGGAGTTTTTCCATAAACAGCCGTGCTTCTTCGGGGGTGCGCAAATCAGGCTCGGTTACCAGCTCAATAAGGGGTGTGCCGCAGCGATTGTAGTCAATGAGGCTGTCCGCTGCAGCGGTAATACGTCCCTCTTCGCCGCCACGATGAAGCATTTTTGCCGCGTCTTCTTCAAGATGAATGCGCAAAATTCGGATAGGAACCTCATAGCTTCCGTCCTCGGCGCGCACCGGATATGCAAGGTCTGCGGTATCGTAGGCACTCATCTGCGCCAAAGCAGAACGGGGCGTATCGGTTTCGGGAAGCTGAGCTGCCATCTGGCTTGAAAGCCCGCTTGCATGCGCACTTGCCGATGCCAAACTCGCTGCTTCACCAGCGCCAAAAGCGCACGCAGGACGCTCGGCAGCACCGCGACCGCTCACCCGTAAACGAAGCTGTCCATGCATGCAAAATGCCACTGGCCCCTGCGTGGTTTGAAAGTTTTTGGCCATATCAGGATAAAAATAATGCTTGCGATAAAACATCGAACGCCGCTGAATATCGCAATTGGTGGCAAGTCCAGCCTTCACGATAGCAGCAATTGCCCCTTCGTTAGGAACCGGCAAGGCACCGGGCATACCTAGGCAAACGGGGCACACATGCGTATTGGGTTCGTCCTCATAGCTCAGTGCGCAGTTGCAAAACATTTTGCTAGTAAGCGTTGTAAGCTCGGTATGAATCTCCAAGCCAATAACTGCTTCCCAGTCGTTCAAAACCTCAGCAAGTTCTTTCATAGCTAAGCTACCTCCCCACAAGCAAAGGCCGGAGCCACGCCCAGTCGCGGTTTGCCCAACGAATCTGCAAACGCGCGCTCAATAGCAAAGGCATAGCGCAACAAATTAGCATCGCCGCGCGCAGGTCCTTGCAGCTGTACGCCCACTGGAAGGCCAGTATCCTTGCCCAAACCAACCGGCACGCTGATACCGCAGTTGCCTGCAATGTTGAGCGAAATGGTATAGAGGTCGCTCAAATACATTTGTGTTGGATTTGATAGTTCTCCATGCTTAAACGCGGTGCGTGGACAAGCAGGCATGAGAATAGTGTCTACCTGCTTAAATGCCGCTGTGTAATCTTCCATAATAAGGGTGCGTGCTTTTTGTGCGGCATAATAATAGGTGTCATACACCCCGCTTGACAGCAGATATGCGCCCAAGAACTGACGACGCTTTGCCTCGCGTCCAAAACCCTGCGAGCGAGACAGACCTACCTGCTGAGATAAATTGTGAGCATCGGGTGCTTGATGTCCATAGCGAATACCATCAAAGCGCGCTAGATTTGAGAACGCCTCGGACGGACCGATAACGTAATAAGCAGCAATTGCTGCATCAAGGTGTGGCAAATCAACTTCAATAAGGGTAGCGCCAGCATCTTCAAGCGCGTGAGCGGCTTCCCACACTGCCGTTTGTACTTCATCTGATAATCCCTCTGCCTCCATAAAGGCGGGGATAATCCCCACGCGCACGCCGTCAACACCTTCGGCAAGCTGAGCGGTGCAATCAACGTCAAGCGCATAATGTGTGCCATCGAGTGGGTCTTTTCCACCAGCAAGCAAAGCATTCATGGCATGAGCAACATCGGTAACGCTTCGCCCCATAGGACCCACCTGATCAAGTGAGCTACCAAAAGCTGTAACGCCATAGCGACTAACCGCGCCATAGCTTGGCTTCATGCCCACAATGCCGCAAAGTGCGGCAGGCTGGCGAATTGAGCCGCCTGTGTCAGAGCCTAAGGCAAGCGTTGCCTCTCCGGCTGCTACTGCCGCTGCAGAACCTCCCGAACTGCCACCCGGTACGCGGGTAATATCCCAGGGGTTATTTGTTGGCTTAAAAGCAGAGTTTTCTGTCGTTGAGCCAAAGGCAAACTCATCCATGTTTACTTTGCCCATCGGAATACAGCCTGCTGCGAGCATACGTGAAACACAGGTTGCGGTATACGGACTCTCAAACTGCTCAAGCATACGTGACGCACAGGTTGTGCGCGAGCCCACGAGATTCATATTATCTTTTATGGCAAGGGGAACGCCAGCTAATGGAGGCAGGCTCTCACCTGCTGCACGGCGCGCATCTAGGGCATCTGCCTGTGCGCAAGCCAGCTCAGGCGTAACCTGAATGTAGGCCTGTACCTGCGTATCTTTTGCTGCAATGGCGGCAAGGCTTGCCTCAGTGACCTCACGCGCAGAAAAGCTTCCAGAAACAATACCGGCACTTATTTCGGTGGCGCTCATCTCATCAAAGTACAAACTCACTACGATACGCCTCCCTCACCCAAGATAGAGGGGACCCGGAAGCTCCCGTCTTCGTGTTGAGCAGCATTTGCAAGGGCCTCATCACGGGTCAAATTGCGCTCAGGTGATAAGACATCAGCACGCAACGTAGCATCAATAAGCTCGTTTGGGTGAAACGTCGGCTCAACATCGCACGTAGCATAATCACGTATGGGTTCGAGCACCTGAATGGCGTCGTTAAGATAGTTTGTCATTTCTTGCAGTTCATCGCCTACAAGAGGAATGCACACAAATTCAGCGAGGTCAGCGACCTCTTGTTCAGTGAGCGCCATGACCTTCCTTTCTGGGATACGCACTTCACACAGACGCGCTTCATTATAGTGGCGCAAGAGCATAAATGCGCGCGGACGCACACTTAGTTGCATAATTTAATCGAGTAGCATCAGGCGGTGCTAGGCGGGTGGCATTAAGTCAAGTGGTGCTTAGTCAGGCCGGTAGCGCTTAGTCAAGCAGGCGGTGCTTGGGCAAGCGGCGACGGATACAGTAACCGGCGCTCGTCCCCCGCTTCTGCATGCACCAAATCACGGGCAAGATAGCGCTTGGCAAGCCAGCGTGCCATATCCAGGTTTTGGTCAAGATAATTTCCGCAGGCAGCAGGTGTAGCACCGGGAATTTCTGCGGTAAAATCGCGCACGAATGTGAAAAGCTCTATAACAAGAGGCAAAATCTCCGCGCTGCTTAGCTTGCCAAACACTACCAGATAAAACCCCGTACGACAGCCCATGGGACCAAAATACACCACGCGATTTGCCCAGTCTGGGTGATTGCGCGCAAACGTTGCACCTAAGTGCTCGATGGTATGGCACTCAGCGGTATTCATAACAGGCTCGCGGTTAGGAGAAGTAAGGCGCAGGTCAAAAGTGCTCACCACCGCGCCTGTTGCAGGGTCAACATCTTGGCGCGACAAATAGACCCCCGGCATAAGGCGCTCGTGGTCGATAGTAAAACTTGCAATGGTATCCATGATACGTTGCTCTCACTCTCGAATGAACTCAGTACAAGGCACGTGTTGAATCCCCTATAGTATAGGCTCCTCTTCATACAGAGGTCAGCAAAAGTATGTTCTGAATCATCAAAGTAGTTGCAATGTCAAAGCTAATCAATTTGACGTTCAAATAACATCGCTGAGTTACATACTGGCAAAACTGCAAGTTTGATGTTCGGATAACGCCTCTGAGCTGCACTTTGTCAAAAGCGGCGAGTTAACGTACGAAAAGCGCCTCTAAACAGCGTATCTGAGCTGTGCTTTGGCAAAAATGACTAATTTGACGCAAAAATCTGTCATTTTTTACTAATTTGACGTAAAGAGACAACTGTAGTTTTTCTCGCAGTTTATCTACCTGCGCTTTTGCTCAAAAAATATTAACCCGCTGGGTTATAGAGAGTACTTTTTCGTCAGTTTTGCCAAAGCGACAGGTGTAACTTAACTATGTGACAAGAGCGCTAGCACCCGATACGGCGTTATAGTGCTGCTTTTTCGTTCTACAATGCGATGTTGGTACGCTCTTCCAACATGTAACGCCGCATTATTGGAACTCCACTACAATACGAACACCTACTCCAATGTCGTTATGTTTTTGAAACCGCATGGGTACTTTGAACAAACAATGTCCTCAGGTAATTGCAAAACTAATAAGTTCTGGGAGCAAATCAATGTAATGTACGAATTTTTGCCAGTAGTCCGAGTATAGGGGGTCTGTACAATAAAAGTTTTCAACATTTCCGCAGGATTTATGCTTTAGTTGAACGAAGTGTACTTGAGGTCTTTAGAAAAATTCGTACATTAAGTTAGTTTCCCTCAAAACGACTCCCCCATGCAGCATAATACGCGTCTTTTAACAAAGAGCGAGACGGCACATATCAAAAGCTCTTACAAAGCCTTAATGCGTAATGCTCCCCTGTCCATTGAAAGCTAGAAACCCTCAGCTAAACAAAAGCCGTCCCACTAAACACGCCCTTAGATGTCTACTTTGTGCGCACGTGTTTCATACCAGCAAGTACTGCTTGACGAAGCTCAGGCAGACGCTCCTTATCCATAGCTCGTACACCTTCTAGCTTATAGCTCAAGCCAAGTTGCTCGTACTTATTTACACCCATCGTGTGGTATGGCAGCATTTCAAGCCCAACAATATTTCGCCAAGAACCAATAAGCTTTCCCAGCTCAAAGCACTCATGAGTTGTATCAGTAATGCCGGGCACAACCACATGGCGAATAATAGTTTTAATCTTTCGACGTGCCAGCTCATCACCAAATGCAAGAATACGCTCAGGAGCCTGACCGGTTAGCTGCCTATGCCCGATGGAATCACTATGCTTAATGTCGAGTAATACCAAATCGGTCTCGGCAAATACACGCTCAAAACGTTCTATCTGGTTTGTATCAAAGGCGAAACCGCAGGTATCGAGACAGGTATGTACAAATCCTAGCTCACCATGAT
This region of Collinsella sp. zg1085 genomic DNA includes:
- a CDS encoding metal ABC transporter permease, producing MLAYEFMRRAFVVGAILAVILPLIGLPILLKRLSMMGDTLAHASLAGVAVGLAFGFNPLVGSVIACIVAGLSVEAVRARLKSYEEISTVIVLAASIGLAGIFSAMAGGGNSIASYLFGSIVTIDNVEFYLVLAVAAVVVVLYRLLYVRLFLTVFDAQSASLLGIPVKTLNFIFSFLVAISVSIAAKTIGSLIVSSLLVIPVICAMQFSKTYRGTLALSIALSLVFVFSGLVLSFYQNLKPGSVIVLIAVAGLLLSLIIKRK
- a CDS encoding metal ABC transporter ATP-binding protein, producing MLNVIEIDNLCFSYEEDPILRNLELQVEAGELLALVGENGAGKSTLMNLMLGNLTPTSGEIRLFGDAISKDNHYRDVAYVSQDAVRSYKFFPTTISELVSVHLRYLHRRDSVEEIIRMVGLEKHLDKRLDQLSGGQLQRVGLLLALVKDASLILLDEPTTGIDKEFSHELYHILQELQTHGRTIVVITHQLAEASPFVDRVVRLRAGSLVEVPQHEWHREEHIHDACL
- a CDS encoding metal ABC transporter solute-binding protein, Zn/Mn family, translating into MNITRRHMLRTTAGLAMGALLSGGLVGCAQGAKNMAGSTLDTSDKKTIYTTFFPVYDLTKRVVGDRMDVKTIIKGNQEPHDFELQTSDMAAVSDADLIIFNGAGMEAFIDDLKGVVHDDNKFLDLSEGLTLLEGGGHDHDEHDHNDEHDDHEDHDDHDHKEHSSVNPHTWLSIKNAMYELQAIYEKVAALDPEHAEEYQQNYEQELRGFKALDARFESELSQVKSTERYFVVSHAAFNYLAHDYQLKQVAVTGISPDEEPSAAELATIADFVKAHNITTIFFEGKATPKVAQTLAENTHVKTGTLYTMESLTDEEAELGYLRLMEQNLDALLDSLNA
- the gatB gene encoding Asp-tRNA(Asn)/Glu-tRNA(Gln) amidotransferase subunit GatB, with amino-acid sequence MKELAEVLNDWEAVIGLEIHTELTTLTSKMFCNCALSYEDEPNTHVCPVCLGMPGALPVPNEGAIAAIVKAGLATNCDIQRRSMFYRKHYFYPDMAKNFQTTQGPVAFCMHGQLRLRVSGRGAAERPACAFGAGEAASLASASAHASGLSSQMAAQLPETDTPRSALAQMSAYDTADLAYPVRAEDGSYEVPIRILRIHLEEDAAKMLHRGGEEGRITAAADSLIDYNRCGTPLIELVTEPDLRTPEEARLFMEKLRRIFLTIGISDCSMEHGSMRCDGNVSLRRRGDTTLGTKTELKNLNSFKALHDGLAYEICRQAEVLEEGGTIYQETRHWEPSRRRTVVMRVKETADDYRLFPDPDLEPVELSEAFIQQLADELPELPDAKEARYVGDFGIKASDAAQLAADPVVAKHFEAACLASEGKYAQIIANLMVNELAAARKAETAVDSLDELKPAYTAELAALLATEAISSNQAAEVAALMLSEHKAPGVLVDEHGMRQVSDTGALMPIVDEVLSACAEQAQQYRNGNEKVIGFLVGQCMRASQGKGNPKLFNQLLRESLSK
- the gatA gene encoding Asp-tRNA(Asn)/Glu-tRNA(Gln) amidotransferase subunit GatA, which encodes MSATEISAGIVSGSFSAREVTEASLAAIAAKDTQVQAYIQVTPELACAQADALDARRAAGESLPPLAGVPLAIKDNMNLVGSRTTCASRMLEQFESPYTATCVSRMLAAGCIPMGKVNMDEFAFGSTTENSAFKPTNNPWDITRVPGGSSGGSAAAVAAGEATLALGSDTGGSIRQPAALCGIVGMKPSYGAVSRYGVTAFGSSLDQVGPMGRSVTDVAHAMNALLAGGKDPLDGTHYALDVDCTAQLAEGVDGVRVGIIPAFMEAEGLSDEVQTAVWEAAHALEDAGATLIEVDLPHLDAAIAAYYVIGPSEAFSNLARFDGIRYGHQAPDAHNLSQQVGLSRSQGFGREAKRRQFLGAYLLSSGVYDTYYYAAQKARTLIMEDYTAAFKQVDTILMPACPRTAFKHGELSNPTQMYLSDLYTISLNIAGNCGISVPVGLGKDTGLPVGVQLQGPARGDANLLRYAFAIERAFADSLGKPRLGVAPAFACGEVA
- a CDS encoding aspartyl/glutamyl-tRNA amidotransferase subunit C, which produces MALTEQEVADLAEFVCIPLVGDELQEMTNYLNDAIQVLEPIRDYATCDVEPTFHPNELIDATLRADVLSPERNLTRDEALANAAQHEDGSFRVPSILGEGGVS
- a CDS encoding S-ribosylhomocysteine lyase; its protein translation is MDTIASFTIDHERLMPGVYLSRQDVDPATGAVVSTFDLRLTSPNREPVMNTAECHTIEHLGATFARNHPDWANRVVYFGPMGCRTGFYLVVFGKLSSAEILPLVIELFTFVRDFTAEIPGATPAACGNYLDQNLDMARWLAKRYLARDLVHAEAGDERRLLYPSPLAQAPPA
- the pflA gene encoding pyruvate formate-lyase-activating protein; this encodes MGRITPEQYKDTTPSAYTLGRIHSVETMGTVDGPGIRFVVFTQGCPMRCAYCHNPDTWKTHAGTLVRVEDLIDQFKRKRSFYKSGGVTVTGGEPLLQPEFVGDYFYAMHHGELGFVHTCLDTCGFAFDTNQIERFERVFAETDLVLLDIKHSDSIGHRQLTGQAPERILAFGDELARRKIKTIIRHVVVPGITDTTHECFELGKLIGSWRNIVGLEMLPYHTMGVNKYEQLGLSYKLEGVRAMDKERLPELRQAVLAGMKHVRTK